In Macadamia integrifolia cultivar HAES 741 chromosome 5, SCU_Mint_v3, whole genome shotgun sequence, a single window of DNA contains:
- the LOC122078874 gene encoding uncharacterized protein LOC122078874 isoform X1, which translates to MSFPIQINESLRIKYCKLRLLENTSFVSLQAVTLAAVKLSDSIVNALISGSPCLEKLLLECRFVPDSFLLEAPESHLKCIVVNNCFSIGKKFIEHFSVNIPSLQSFKYKGIIKDVSVKNLRNLIDAEIDEQNEYYGFPSHELHMLCELFNGLSHAHVLTLTSWLYIQEETDASYILDKSVLKEPKVWEELTMPLKFLLHLKKVEIKGFEGRGNEIEFLQFLLKNSEVLEKMVISNADLTARYEKYKNKGDKKTLKQLQKTQLKSIQKFFFLRKASPCAEIVLS; encoded by the exons ATGTCGTTTCCCATCCAGATCAATGAAAGTTTAAGGATAAAATATTGTAAGCTTAGACTCTTGGAGAACACTAGCTTTGTCTCTCTTCAAGCCGTAACTTTGGCTGCAGTAAAATTATCCGACTCCATAGTTAATGCTCTGATATCTGGTTCTCCATGCCTTGAAAAACTGCTACTAGAGTGTCGCTTTGTTCCCGATTCTTTTCTCCTTGAAGCTCCTGAATCACATCTGAAGTGCATAGTGGTTAATAACTGTTTTAGTATTGGAAAGAAATTCATTGAACATTTCTCTGTTAATATTCCAAGCCTTCAGAGCTTTAAGTATAAGGGGATTATAAAAGACGTCTCTGTGAAGAACTTGAGGAATTTGATTGATGCTGAAATTGACGAGCAAAATGAGTACTATGGGTTTCCAAGTCATGAACTCCACATGTTATGCGAACTATTCAATGGTCTTAGTCATGCCCATGTTCTAACACTAACTAGCTGGTTGTATATCCAG GAAGAAACGGATGCTTCATACATTTTAGATAAATCAGTTCTCAAAGAACCTAAAGTCTGGGAAGAACTGACAatgcctttaaaatttttacttCATCTGAAGAAAGTTGAGATCAAGGGCTTTGAGGGGCGAGGCAATGAAATAGAATTTCTACAATTTTTGCTCAAGAATTCAGAAGTTTTGGAGAAGATGGTTATTTCTAATGCTGATTTGACAGCAAGGTATGAGAAGTATAAGAACAAAGGGGACAAGAAAACACTGAAACAGTTACAGAAGACACAGCTAAAGtcaattcaaaaatttttctttcttcgaaAAGCATCACCTTGTGCTGAAATAGTACTCTCATGA
- the LOC122078874 gene encoding uncharacterized protein LOC122078874 isoform X2 encodes MSFPIQINESLRIKYCKLRLLENTSFVSLQAVTLAAVKLSDSIVNALISGSPCLEKLLLECRFVPDSFLLEAPESHLKCIVVNNCFSIGKKFIEHFSVNIPSLQSFKYKGIIKDVSVKNLRNLIDAEIDEQNEYYGFPSHELHMLCELFNGLSHAHVLTLTSWLYIQKVEIKGFEGRGNEIEFLQFLLKNSEVLEKMVISNADLTARYEKYKNKGDKKTLKQLQKTQLKSIQKFFFLRKASPCAEIVLS; translated from the exons ATGTCGTTTCCCATCCAGATCAATGAAAGTTTAAGGATAAAATATTGTAAGCTTAGACTCTTGGAGAACACTAGCTTTGTCTCTCTTCAAGCCGTAACTTTGGCTGCAGTAAAATTATCCGACTCCATAGTTAATGCTCTGATATCTGGTTCTCCATGCCTTGAAAAACTGCTACTAGAGTGTCGCTTTGTTCCCGATTCTTTTCTCCTTGAAGCTCCTGAATCACATCTGAAGTGCATAGTGGTTAATAACTGTTTTAGTATTGGAAAGAAATTCATTGAACATTTCTCTGTTAATATTCCAAGCCTTCAGAGCTTTAAGTATAAGGGGATTATAAAAGACGTCTCTGTGAAGAACTTGAGGAATTTGATTGATGCTGAAATTGACGAGCAAAATGAGTACTATGGGTTTCCAAGTCATGAACTCCACATGTTATGCGAACTATTCAATGGTCTTAGTCATGCCCATGTTCTAACACTAACTAGCTGGTTGTATATCCAG AAAGTTGAGATCAAGGGCTTTGAGGGGCGAGGCAATGAAATAGAATTTCTACAATTTTTGCTCAAGAATTCAGAAGTTTTGGAGAAGATGGTTATTTCTAATGCTGATTTGACAGCAAGGTATGAGAAGTATAAGAACAAAGGGGACAAGAAAACACTGAAACAGTTACAGAAGACACAGCTAAAGtcaattcaaaaatttttctttcttcgaaAAGCATCACCTTGTGCTGAAATAGTACTCTCATGA